One segment of Nomia melanderi isolate GNS246 chromosome 10, iyNomMela1, whole genome shotgun sequence DNA contains the following:
- the UBL3 gene encoding ubiquitin like 3, with product MSSRNIPSDKINLRLILVSGKTKEFLFSPSDSAGDIAHHVFENWPEDWAEEAVAKAEILRLIYQGRFLHSNVTLGALGLPFGKTTVMHLVPRENLPEPNSQDQRQKSKGGGSSCCSASCRIL from the exons ataaaTCTACGCCTCATTCTTGTCAGCGGTAAGACAAAAGAGTTCCTATTCAGTCCAAGCGACTCCGCGGGGGACATAGCACACCATGTGTTTGAAAACTGGCCAGAAG ACTGGGCGGAAGAGGCAGTCGCCAAAGCGGAGATCCTGCGGTTAATCTACCAGGGCCGTTTTCTGCACAGCAATGTCACGCTCGGTGCTCTTGGGCTTCCTTTCGGAAAAACCACGGTGATGCATCTGGTCCCTCGAGAGAATCTTCCCGAGCCTAACTCTCAAG ATCAGAGGCAAAAAAGTAAAGGCGGCGGAAGTAGTTGCTGCTCAGCTTCCTGTCGCATACTTTAA